A single region of the Hoeflea prorocentri genome encodes:
- a CDS encoding AraC family transcriptional regulator has protein sequence MTPLSQFALFHTRDPDHARELVARSFCAHRLEPLAEHDAFDARHHLARGAMIAINYLHYGATVLIDPQELQDFYLIQIPVSGAARITNGSSTFLSDRNTGTILNPDRRTRMIWLAGCEQFLVYVSRKVLSRFAEAVISRSLSTPIVFEPQISFARPDAELWRRKVCALYGAAEEGRLFVSDSALDQRLLEEALLSEFLAMQPSNISQFMNEPVTALNAGYVKRARSFIVENAAKPIGMSDIAEAAGVSIRTLQYAFTRNLTRTPVEVLRRERLMRIRQELASGHCEMTVAHIASNWGMTHFGRFSRYYEREFGELPSKTKKLANDARLV, from the coding sequence ATGACGCCGCTGTCGCAGTTTGCACTGTTTCACACACGCGATCCCGATCACGCCCGTGAGCTGGTCGCTCGGAGCTTCTGCGCGCACAGGCTTGAGCCGCTTGCCGAGCATGATGCATTCGATGCCCGTCATCACCTTGCCCGGGGTGCAATGATTGCCATCAACTACCTGCATTACGGCGCGACGGTCCTGATCGATCCGCAGGAATTACAGGATTTTTATCTCATCCAGATACCGGTCAGCGGTGCTGCCCGCATCACGAATGGCAGTAGCACATTCCTGTCCGACCGCAACACGGGCACGATCCTCAATCCGGACCGGCGCACCCGTATGATCTGGCTCGCCGGCTGCGAACAGTTCCTGGTTTATGTCAGCCGTAAAGTATTGTCGCGCTTTGCAGAAGCGGTAATTAGCCGAAGCCTTTCAACGCCTATCGTTTTCGAACCACAGATCAGCTTTGCAAGGCCGGACGCCGAACTTTGGCGCCGGAAGGTTTGTGCGCTTTATGGCGCGGCAGAGGAGGGACGTCTTTTTGTCTCCGACAGTGCGCTTGACCAAAGGCTGCTTGAAGAAGCGCTCTTGTCCGAATTTTTGGCAATGCAGCCGAGCAATATCAGCCAGTTCATGAACGAGCCCGTAACGGCCCTGAACGCCGGATATGTTAAACGCGCGCGGAGCTTCATTGTCGAAAATGCCGCAAAACCAATCGGCATGAGCGACATTGCCGAAGCCGCCGGAGTGTCCATACGCACTCTGCAATATGCGTTCACCAGAAATCTGACGCGTACGCCGGTTGAGGTGTTGCGCCGTGAAAGGCTGATGCGCATCCGTCAGGAACTGGCGTCAGGCCATTGTGAGATGACGGTTGCCCACATTGCATCCAATTGGGGCATGACGCATTTCGGGCGATTTTCCCGCTATTATGAAAGAGAGTTTGGAGAGTTGCCCAGCAAGACAAAGAAGCTTGCGAACGACGCAAGATTGGTATGA
- a CDS encoding isocitrate lyase/PEP mutase family protein, which produces MNTEEKFERFKTLHQGEGAFIIANPWNAGSAIILEQLGFEALATTSAGLAFATGRCDGRSQVTREDALSNARDIASATSLPVSADLEGGFGDLPEDCAETISLAMETGLVGGSIEDATGRPEAPIYEFGQAVERVAASAEAARGQPFLLTARAENFLYGRPDLDDTIRRLQAFDEAGADVLFAPGLPDLEAVRLVCSSVSKPVNVVMGLTGANWSLNQLAEAGVKRVSVGGSFARAALGGLIRAANEVRERGTFTYAVEALTDAEARRFMEAGRR; this is translated from the coding sequence ATGAACACCGAAGAAAAATTTGAGCGTTTCAAGACACTGCATCAGGGCGAGGGCGCTTTCATCATTGCGAATCCATGGAACGCCGGATCGGCGATCATCCTGGAGCAGCTTGGTTTCGAGGCGCTGGCAACAACATCCGCCGGACTGGCCTTCGCCACCGGGCGATGCGACGGGCGCTCGCAAGTCACGCGTGAAGACGCGTTGAGCAATGCCAGGGATATCGCTTCGGCAACGTCGTTGCCGGTATCAGCCGACCTTGAGGGTGGCTTCGGGGACCTGCCGGAAGACTGCGCCGAGACCATAAGCCTTGCGATGGAGACCGGGCTGGTTGGCGGCTCCATCGAAGATGCTACGGGCAGGCCGGAGGCCCCGATCTATGAGTTCGGGCAGGCGGTGGAGCGCGTTGCGGCAAGTGCCGAGGCGGCAAGGGGGCAACCGTTCCTTCTGACGGCGCGGGCAGAGAATTTCCTCTACGGCCGTCCCGATCTGGATGACACGATCCGCCGCCTTCAGGCTTTCGACGAGGCGGGTGCTGATGTGCTTTTTGCGCCGGGGCTGCCGGATCTTGAAGCTGTCCGCCTTGTCTGCTCTTCGGTATCGAAACCGGTCAATGTTGTCATGGGCCTGACCGGCGCGAACTGGTCGCTCAATCAGCTGGCCGAGGCCGGCGTCAAACGCGTCAGCGTTGGCGGCTCTTTCGCCCGCGCCGCGCTTGGCGGCCTGATCCGCGCCGCAAACGAGGTCCGCGAGCGAGGCACATTCACCTATGCGGTCGAGGCGCTGACCGACGCCGAGGCCCGGCGTTTCATGGAGGCGGGGCGACGGTAA
- a CDS encoding PBSX family phage terminase large subunit, whose protein sequence is MDIQFPDVFRPLVAPARFKGAWGGRGSGKSHFFGGLLCLRALRQRTRAVCLREVQNSIKDSVKQLLEDKISAYGLTSHFDITDTQIRGPNDSLFTFRGLKNHNAASIKSLEGFDIAWVEEAQTVSQKSLDLLIPTIRMPDSELWFSWNPERPTDPIDRLLRKEKPSGAIVIRANYSDNPFFPAVLRADMERDRLTDPVKYDHVWLGGYQNVSDMQFITRETIRAAQERSAETSGGPRIMGLDVARFGDDRTVLVLREGHRLNRIWRWSALDLMQTAGRVSEIAAREKPHALFVDGVGVGGGVVDRLRQLGLRVIDVNGGARAGNAARYRNKRAEMWARMRDWLRDVGSIPDDDELAIDLQAPNYGFDAQNRIQIEKKEEMKKRGLISPDCADALALTFAEAVHHERMNAVSAKLEGAGSAYNPLEGW, encoded by the coding sequence ATGGATATCCAGTTCCCGGACGTGTTCCGGCCGCTGGTCGCACCGGCGCGCTTCAAGGGCGCGTGGGGCGGACGCGGCAGCGGCAAATCGCATTTCTTCGGCGGGCTTTTGTGCCTGCGTGCGCTCAGACAACGCACGCGTGCGGTGTGTCTGCGCGAGGTGCAGAATTCGATCAAGGATTCCGTCAAACAGCTTCTGGAAGACAAGATTTCCGCCTACGGGCTGACATCCCATTTCGACATCACCGACACGCAGATCCGTGGGCCGAACGACAGCCTGTTCACTTTCAGGGGGCTGAAGAACCACAATGCAGCGAGCATCAAATCGCTGGAAGGCTTCGATATCGCCTGGGTGGAGGAGGCGCAGACCGTTTCGCAAAAGAGCCTCGATCTTCTGATTCCAACGATCCGCATGCCGGACAGTGAACTCTGGTTTTCCTGGAACCCGGAGCGTCCGACCGATCCGATCGACCGGCTGCTGCGTAAAGAAAAGCCCAGCGGGGCGATCGTGATCCGGGCGAATTACTCCGACAACCCGTTCTTTCCCGCCGTGCTCCGCGCCGACATGGAACGCGATCGGCTGACGGACCCGGTAAAATACGACCACGTGTGGCTCGGCGGCTATCAGAACGTCTCCGACATGCAGTTCATCACGCGCGAGACGATCCGCGCCGCGCAGGAGCGCTCCGCTGAGACTTCCGGCGGGCCGCGCATCATGGGGCTGGATGTCGCCCGCTTCGGCGATGACCGGACGGTTCTGGTGCTGCGCGAGGGGCACCGGCTGAACCGTATATGGCGCTGGTCGGCGCTTGACCTGATGCAGACCGCGGGCCGGGTCAGCGAGATCGCGGCACGGGAAAAGCCGCATGCGCTTTTTGTCGACGGTGTCGGCGTTGGCGGCGGGGTGGTCGACCGGTTGCGCCAACTCGGCTTGCGGGTCATCGACGTCAATGGCGGAGCGCGGGCAGGGAACGCCGCGCGCTACCGTAACAAGCGTGCGGAGATGTGGGCGCGCATGCGCGACTGGCTGCGCGATGTCGGCTCCATTCCCGATGACGACGAACTGGCGATCGACCTGCAGGCCCCGAATTACGGCTTCGACGCACAAAACCGCATCCAGATCGAGAAGAAAGAAGAGATGAAAAAGCGCGGCCTGATCTCTCCGGACTGCGCTGACGCGCTTGCATTGACCTTTGCCGAAGCCGTCCATCATGAGCGGATGAACGCGGTCTCCGCGAAGCTGGAGGGTGCAGGCAGCGCCTACAACCCGCTGGAGGGCTGGTGA
- a CDS encoding FkbM family methyltransferase, translating into MNDFLEAVQPVTTQHDLIRVGADGDGGYLVPNDLAGIAACFSPGVGGIADFEADMADRGIPSFMADFSVNGPPEGNPMFNFEKRFVGTKNDKSTFRMNDWVAQQGLKETDDLLLQMDIEGAEYDVILDMPEDLLARFRILAIEFHDVQMLLKETGFRYVKAVFDKLLRYFSVVHIHPNNTIPFVEYRGFTVPPLLEFTFLRKDRIARSSPVRSLPHSLDRSCFPSNEDWALPDCWFGRR; encoded by the coding sequence TTGAATGATTTTCTCGAAGCGGTCCAACCCGTTACCACCCAGCATGACCTGATCCGTGTCGGCGCGGACGGTGATGGCGGTTATCTCGTGCCAAATGATCTTGCCGGCATTGCCGCGTGTTTTTCACCGGGAGTTGGTGGAATAGCCGATTTTGAAGCGGACATGGCCGATCGGGGCATCCCATCATTCATGGCCGATTTCTCTGTGAATGGCCCGCCGGAAGGCAATCCCATGTTCAATTTCGAGAAGAGGTTTGTCGGAACAAAGAACGATAAGTCTACGTTCAGGATGAATGACTGGGTGGCGCAACAAGGGTTGAAAGAAACCGATGATTTGTTGCTGCAGATGGACATAGAGGGCGCGGAATATGATGTTATTCTCGACATGCCGGAAGATCTGCTCGCTCGGTTCCGTATCCTGGCGATTGAATTTCACGACGTCCAGATGCTGCTGAAAGAAACAGGATTCCGCTACGTCAAAGCAGTATTTGACAAGCTCCTCAGGTATTTTTCCGTTGTCCATATTCATCCGAACAACACGATCCCCTTTGTTGAATATCGCGGTTTCACTGTTCCCCCACTGCTGGAATTCACTTTCCTGAGAAAAGACCGGATCGCGCGCAGTAGCCCGGTCCGCTCCTTACCCCATTCATTGGACCGATCCTGTTTCCCGTCAAACGAGGACTGGGCTTTGCCTGATTGCTGGTTCGGGCGTCGTTGA
- a CDS encoding AI-2E family transporter, giving the protein MNNRFRNLVYGLAFAIMVGFILRIGKPIFIPIISGIISVYVLSTMATSLGKVPIVGSVIPLWLRHIVALLAFIFLGFLLVVLFAENIQQVIALAPQYQATLLGFVGEIARMLGIDDEPSWGTIRSAVLGQLDLQRVISTTVTSVSALGGQVFVVFLYASFLMAERLHFSEKIVKAATTKGDAARIMEIVGSVNERIGNYLTVKTLINVMLGLISYACMRLIGVDFAGFFAVLIGVLNYIPYVGSIVGVAFPVLLTAAQFGSIEAIVIVLISLTASQVFIGGFVEPRLLGRSMNLSPFVVLISLTVWYALWGIGGAILAVPMTSVVVIVLAEFRPTRPIAILLSQNGDFDRNTQPGELPAK; this is encoded by the coding sequence ATGAACAACCGCTTTCGCAATCTTGTCTACGGCCTCGCATTTGCGATCATGGTGGGCTTCATCCTGCGGATCGGCAAACCGATCTTTATTCCGATCATTTCCGGCATCATCTCGGTCTATGTCCTGAGCACCATGGCGACCAGTCTGGGAAAGGTGCCGATTGTGGGGTCGGTGATTCCGCTGTGGCTGCGCCACATCGTGGCACTTCTCGCCTTTATCTTCCTCGGGTTCCTGCTGGTGGTGCTTTTCGCCGAGAACATTCAGCAGGTGATTGCGCTTGCGCCGCAATATCAGGCAACGCTGCTGGGATTCGTCGGCGAGATTGCCAGAATGCTCGGCATTGACGACGAGCCGTCCTGGGGAACGATCCGCAGCGCCGTGCTTGGTCAGCTCGATCTGCAGCGCGTTATCAGCACGACCGTCACATCGGTTTCGGCGCTCGGCGGACAGGTCTTCGTCGTCTTTCTCTACGCCAGTTTCCTGATGGCTGAACGGCTGCATTTCAGCGAGAAGATCGTGAAGGCCGCAACCACGAAGGGCGACGCGGCGCGGATCATGGAAATTGTTGGCAGCGTCAACGAACGGATCGGCAATTACCTGACGGTGAAAACGCTGATCAATGTCATGCTCGGGCTGATCAGCTATGCCTGTATGCGGCTCATCGGTGTTGATTTCGCGGGTTTCTTCGCCGTGCTCATCGGCGTTCTCAACTATATTCCCTATGTCGGCTCTATTGTCGGGGTTGCATTTCCCGTGCTTTTGACCGCGGCTCAATTCGGCTCGATCGAGGCCATTGTGATTGTGCTTATCAGCCTGACGGCGTCGCAGGTCTTCATTGGCGGTTTTGTCGAGCCGCGGCTGCTCGGCCGCTCGATGAATCTGAGCCCGTTCGTGGTGCTGATATCCCTGACGGTATGGTACGCTCTTTGGGGGATCGGCGGGGCGATCCTCGCCGTGCCGATGACATCGGTTGTGGTGATCGTACTGGCCGAGTTCCGTCCGACGCGGCCAATCGCCATCCTGCTTTCGCAAAACGGCGATTTCGATCGAAACACGCAACCGGGCGAATTGCCGGCAAAGTAG
- a CDS encoding cupin domain-containing protein — protein MTQDLEKGITRNGTGYADTTLNILGQTYYPKACCDSTFAFETNSEPGQFVPVHVHPTQDEFILVQEGVLDLKLDGKWVKAEAGDLVRMPRGIPHGYFNKSDKPARALFWVSPAGKLEELFNNLHNLEDPEEVVKISAQHEVDFLPPEAND, from the coding sequence ATGACACAGGATCTGGAAAAGGGCATTACCCGCAACGGAACCGGCTACGCCGATACGACCCTCAATATTCTCGGCCAGACTTATTACCCCAAGGCCTGCTGCGACTCGACCTTTGCCTTTGAGACGAATTCGGAGCCCGGCCAGTTCGTGCCGGTCCATGTGCACCCGACGCAGGATGAGTTCATCCTCGTCCAGGAAGGTGTCTTGGACCTGAAGCTCGACGGCAAGTGGGTCAAGGCCGAAGCCGGCGACCTGGTACGCATGCCGCGCGGCATTCCGCATGGCTATTTCAACAAGTCGGACAAGCCGGCTCGCGCCCTCTTCTGGGTCTCGCCTGCCGGTAAGCTGGAAGAACTTTTCAACAATCTGCACAATCTGGAAGACCCGGAAGAGGTCGTGAAGATTTCGGCGCAGCATGAGGTCGATTTCCTGCCGCCCGAGGCAAACGACTGA
- a CDS encoding SH3 domain-containing protein, producing the protein MLKRLLTGLVALVGASAFAGAVQAATPSYTTANVNLRAGPGTVYPVLLTVPNGTAITTHGCLDGYNWCDVSWGTERGWMSASYIHITYQGQRRILTPALAPILGISVVVYDRRYWDRYYYGRPWYRNWDRYYRPPPQVAKPPRAVQPILPDRPRAQPPRPDRPRAVQPLPRANPPRAVQPLPRADRPRAVQPLPRATPPRANQPRAAQPLPRANQPRATQPRAGQPKAVQPRMGRASGQRRSG; encoded by the coding sequence ATGCTGAAACGACTCCTGACAGGGCTTGTTGCCCTTGTGGGCGCGTCGGCGTTTGCCGGTGCGGTACAGGCGGCGACGCCGAGCTACACCACGGCAAATGTGAATTTGCGCGCCGGGCCGGGTACGGTCTATCCCGTCCTCCTCACCGTTCCCAACGGAACCGCCATCACCACGCATGGATGCTTAGACGGATATAATTGGTGCGACGTGTCCTGGGGCACCGAACGCGGATGGATGTCCGCCTCCTATATCCATATCACCTATCAGGGCCAGCGCCGTATCCTGACCCCGGCCCTTGCGCCTATCCTCGGCATCTCGGTCGTCGTCTACGACCGCAGATATTGGGATCGCTACTATTACGGTCGCCCCTGGTATCGCAATTGGGACCGTTACTACCGCCCGCCGCCGCAGGTCGCCAAGCCGCCGCGTGCCGTCCAGCCCATATTGCCGGACCGGCCAAGGGCACAGCCGCCAAGGCCTGACAGGCCCCGGGCCGTACAGCCATTGCCTCGCGCCAATCCGCCACGGGCGGTTCAGCCCCTGCCCCGCGCCGACAGGCCCCGCGCCGTCCAACCCCTGCCGAGGGCCACTCCGCCCCGCGCCAATCAGCCCAGAGCGGCGCAACCCTTGCCCCGTGCCAACCAGCCAAGGGCAACGCAGCCCCGGGCAGGCCAACCCAAGGCCGTACAGCCGCGCATGGGGCGGGCATCCGGTCAACGCCGCAGCGGCTGA
- a CDS encoding portal protein — translation MNGVIDKLLDRLSQLENTRRPWESHWREVARYVAPGMAYHDMLEAVGGTAARPYGALEAPNIYDHTSLMAIDRLAAGEISLVMPASATWHTLKSSDPFAGDPDDEEKRWFDDLTRYAFRMRYNPVSGFTLASKAAVKGRAAFGTSVMYVEERFGQGLSSPISYRHVPLLENHLATNFEGVVDTNFRVFRRTARQCVERWGEKCSEKVRRAAEDAKRQETPVTIVHAVMPHPDGERATMRYVSYYFERDEKHLIGQGGYRSFPYIVFHWNREHQGPYCEGPVSLALAEIKSVNMLSKQEYIATQQWVNPPTAQRDDAPNAPNLNPGAPNPGLLSETGELLIRPIITQQRPDFARAVIEAKQNQLRESLYVNLWQILIQNPQMTATEAAIRAQEKGDLLGPSGLSLQEGLARMVDREFAILESKGVFRPGAALGAPQSLEGREIGVAFTGPLDKMRRAGEIVGMQRVLELAGMMAQMGHPEALERFDMNEMLDIAQDVHGAPRSIFRPAAEVEQDRAKATNLQQMLGSMDMIRAGGEAAKAAAEGGKALGATGPDGALDPEKFALMLQGAVGAGEAEDQMEQIP, via the coding sequence ATGAACGGGGTGATCGACAAACTGCTCGACCGGCTCTCGCAGCTCGAGAACACGCGCCGCCCCTGGGAAAGCCACTGGCGCGAAGTCGCGCGCTACGTCGCGCCGGGCATGGCCTATCATGACATGCTGGAAGCTGTCGGCGGCACCGCCGCACGGCCTTATGGCGCGCTTGAGGCGCCCAACATTTACGACCACACCTCGCTGATGGCGATCGACCGTCTGGCCGCCGGCGAGATCTCGCTTGTCATGCCGGCAAGCGCCACCTGGCACACGCTCAAAAGCAGTGATCCCTTTGCGGGGGATCCGGATGACGAGGAAAAGCGCTGGTTTGATGATCTGACGCGCTATGCGTTCCGCATGCGATACAACCCGGTCTCCGGCTTCACGCTCGCCAGCAAGGCAGCCGTGAAGGGCAGGGCGGCTTTCGGCACCAGCGTGATGTATGTCGAGGAACGCTTCGGGCAGGGGCTCTCATCACCGATCTCCTATCGGCATGTGCCGCTGCTGGAGAACCATCTGGCGACGAATTTCGAAGGGGTAGTGGACACCAATTTCCGTGTCTTCCGCCGCACCGCGCGCCAGTGTGTGGAGCGCTGGGGCGAGAAGTGCTCAGAGAAAGTCAGGCGCGCCGCGGAGGACGCCAAACGGCAGGAAACGCCGGTGACCATCGTCCACGCCGTCATGCCGCATCCGGACGGCGAGCGCGCAACCATGCGCTACGTGTCCTACTATTTCGAGCGGGACGAGAAACACCTGATCGGGCAGGGCGGCTATCGCAGCTTCCCCTATATCGTCTTCCACTGGAACCGCGAGCATCAGGGGCCCTATTGCGAAGGTCCGGTGTCGCTGGCGCTGGCCGAGATCAAATCGGTCAATATGCTGTCGAAACAGGAATATATCGCCACGCAGCAATGGGTGAACCCGCCGACCGCCCAGCGCGACGACGCGCCGAATGCGCCGAACCTCAACCCCGGTGCGCCCAATCCTGGCCTGCTGAGCGAGACTGGCGAGCTTCTGATCCGGCCGATCATCACCCAGCAGCGGCCGGACTTTGCCCGCGCCGTCATTGAGGCCAAGCAGAACCAGCTGCGTGAAAGCCTCTATGTCAATCTGTGGCAGATCCTGATCCAGAACCCGCAGATGACCGCGACGGAAGCCGCGATCCGTGCGCAGGAAAAGGGCGATCTTCTGGGACCGTCCGGGCTGTCTCTTCAGGAGGGGTTGGCGCGCATGGTCGACCGCGAGTTCGCCATTCTGGAAAGCAAGGGCGTGTTCCGGCCGGGCGCGGCGCTCGGCGCACCGCAAAGCCTTGAGGGCCGCGAGATCGGCGTTGCCTTCACCGGGCCGCTCGACAAGATGCGCCGCGCTGGCGAGATTGTCGGCATGCAACGTGTCCTGGAACTCGCCGGCATGATGGCGCAAATGGGCCATCCGGAGGCGCTCGAACGGTTCGACATGAACGAGATGCTTGATATCGCCCAGGATGTGCATGGTGCGCCTCGGTCTATTTTCCGGCCTGCCGCCGAAGTCGAACAGGACCGAGCAAAGGCTACCAATTTACAGCAAATGCTCGGCTCGATGGACATGATACGGGCCGGCGGGGAGGCCGCTAAAGCTGCCGCGGAGGGCGGCAAGGCGCTCGGCGCAACCGGCCCCGACGGCGCTCTCGATCCTGAAAAATTTGCCTTGATGCTGCAAGGAGCCGTGGGAGCAGGTGAAGCGGAAGACCAGATGGAGCAGATCCCATGA
- a CDS encoding MucR family transcriptional regulator: MNETVEEGRDERLVELTADVVAAYVSNNVVQTSDLPNLIAEVHSALGSTTLGEEPKVEEQQKPAVNIRKSLQDNQITCLECGLKFKSLKRHLMTYHGLTPEAYRAKWNLPASYPMVAPAYAEKRSRLAKDMKLGHKRGE; encoded by the coding sequence ATGAATGAAACAGTTGAAGAGGGCCGCGACGAGCGGCTCGTGGAGCTTACGGCAGATGTTGTCGCTGCCTATGTCAGCAACAATGTCGTGCAGACGAGTGATCTTCCCAACCTGATTGCCGAAGTGCATTCGGCTCTTGGGTCCACCACATTGGGCGAGGAGCCGAAGGTGGAGGAGCAGCAAAAGCCTGCGGTCAATATCCGCAAGTCGCTGCAGGACAACCAGATCACATGTCTTGAATGCGGGTTGAAGTTCAAATCTCTCAAACGCCACCTGATGACCTATCACGGCCTGACACCGGAAGCTTATCGAGCAAAGTGGAACCTGCCGGCCAGTTACCCCATGGTCGCACCCGCCTATGCGGAAAAGCGCTCCAGGCTGGCAAAGGACATGAAGCTCGGCCACAAGCGGGGCGAATAG
- a CDS encoding ankyrin repeat domain-containing protein, producing the protein MDWNKIRTQCKVVLLAGVEYPDLNGSKFQLRGKRMSTANKITIVVLVLIAVTALALSVGPFRQHMAGPKADCPPYATVSTPESMLQAIREKELVAVNCILDAGYEIDAIIAHGDTALDEAAYFGRVEIVEELLRRGASVNAGESSTIIKSLLSSFDEDVFPGLPVASEADHFRIGEILLNNGSRVDDPFNEEFKAYDIIISQYCRYDNESRTTYEDFLSRLERSNLPDIRPDMSRAPYIEAQVYRAEAGITIPECVYRSFKAFRIKFN; encoded by the coding sequence ATGGACTGGAACAAAATAAGAACACAATGTAAGGTAGTATTGCTCGCCGGCGTAGAATATCCGGACCTAAATGGATCGAAGTTTCAGTTACGGGGAAAACGAATGTCGACTGCAAATAAAATCACAATTGTAGTTTTGGTCTTAATTGCGGTCACAGCATTGGCGCTCAGTGTTGGCCCCTTCAGACAGCATATGGCCGGTCCGAAAGCCGATTGCCCACCCTATGCAACGGTATCGACGCCGGAAAGTATGCTGCAGGCGATTCGTGAAAAGGAACTCGTGGCTGTGAACTGCATTCTGGACGCCGGCTATGAAATTGACGCGATCATTGCACACGGAGACACGGCACTGGATGAGGCCGCCTATTTCGGCCGCGTCGAAATCGTTGAGGAGTTGCTCAGACGGGGCGCATCGGTGAACGCGGGAGAGAGTTCTACGATTATTAAATCCTTGTTGTCCTCCTTTGACGAGGATGTGTTTCCGGGTTTGCCCGTTGCAAGCGAAGCGGATCATTTTCGAATTGGCGAGATCCTGCTCAACAATGGCTCCAGAGTAGACGATCCGTTCAACGAGGAGTTCAAGGCCTACGACATCATAATCTCGCAGTACTGCCGCTACGACAACGAAAGTCGAACCACATATGAGGACTTTCTCAGCCGGTTGGAAAGGAGCAATTTGCCGGACATAAGGCCGGACATGTCACGGGCTCCTTATATCGAGGCCCAAGTGTACAGGGCGGAGGCCGGTATAACCATCCCCGAGTGTGTTTATCGCTCCTTCAAGGCGTTTCGCATCAAATTCAACTAG
- a CDS encoding Glu/Leu/Phe/Val dehydrogenase dimerization domain-containing protein, producing MELASSTSRRDETTAFDHPEFDGHEKIVFGHDAQTGLYTVIAIHDTRLGPAMGGCRMWPYANMQEALTDALRLSRGMTYKNAMAGLDYGGGKAVIIGDPKLHKTPELMHAFGQKVDALGGLYITGEDVGLTPADMESIGGATEHVRGTSKTHRGDPSPYTALGVYNGIQAALRHKFGSDDLHGRTVSLQGLGNVGFTLARFLHHAGADLVVSDINEKAVQKAIDAFSAKSVNPEDAHKVEADVFAPCALGAGLNAVTIPELGAPIVAGAANNQLAEPGDGAALAERGILYAPDYVINAGGVIALALHDVEDEVLETTVRNIGETLTIIFRRAEAESAPTDVIADRMAEERLSSRDV from the coding sequence ATGGAGCTTGCATCCTCGACGTCCAGGCGGGACGAAACGACCGCCTTCGATCATCCGGAATTTGATGGTCACGAGAAGATTGTCTTCGGGCATGACGCGCAAACCGGGCTTTATACGGTCATCGCCATCCATGACACACGGCTCGGCCCGGCCATGGGCGGCTGCCGCATGTGGCCTTACGCCAATATGCAGGAAGCGCTGACCGACGCGCTGCGGCTGTCACGCGGCATGACCTACAAGAATGCGATGGCCGGACTCGATTATGGCGGCGGCAAGGCCGTGATCATCGGCGATCCGAAGCTGCACAAGACACCGGAACTCATGCACGCCTTCGGCCAGAAGGTCGATGCGCTCGGCGGCCTTTACATAACAGGCGAGGATGTTGGACTGACGCCTGCCGACATGGAATCCATCGGCGGCGCGACGGAACATGTGCGCGGCACATCGAAAACCCACCGTGGCGATCCCTCACCCTATACGGCGCTCGGCGTCTATAACGGCATCCAGGCCGCCCTGCGCCATAAATTCGGCTCCGACGACCTGCATGGCCGCACGGTTTCGCTCCAGGGCCTCGGCAATGTCGGCTTCACCCTTGCCCGCTTTTTGCATCATGCGGGCGCGGACCTTGTTGTCTCAGACATCAATGAAAAAGCGGTCCAAAAGGCCATCGATGCTTTCTCCGCCAAATCGGTGAACCCCGAGGACGCGCATAAGGTCGAGGCGGATGTTTTTGCGCCCTGCGCCCTCGGCGCCGGCCTTAACGCTGTGACAATCCCCGAGCTTGGCGCGCCCATCGTCGCCGGCGCCGCCAACAACCAGCTTGCCGAGCCCGGGGACGGTGCGGCGCTTGCCGAACGCGGCATCCTTTATGCGCCCGACTATGTGATCAATGCCGGCGGCGTCATCGCGCTCGCCCTGCACGATGTTGAGGATGAAGTCCTCGAAACCACCGTGCGCAATATCGGCGAAACGCTGACGATCATTTTCCGCCGGGCCGAGGCCGAGTCCGCGCCGACCGACGTGATCGCCGATCGCATGGCGGAGGAGCGCCTGTCGTCACGCGACGTCTGA